The Planctellipticum variicoloris DNA window CGGAATGCGCGTTTTTGCTCCTGTTCCTGCAGGAACTTGCGGTACGCGTCCAGAGGCTCCGGTCCCGCCTGCTGAAAGATCACCCGGCCGCCGTACTTCTCGTACAACGCTTTGTTGACCTTCCAGGCTTTCACGAAATGCTCGGCGACCACCCTCCTGCCGGCTCGCTGCTGCTTTTCTTCGTCGGCCGTCAGCGGCTTGTCGGCGGTCAGCGACTGCAGAATTTTGCCGAGCTGCTTCAGTTTCGTCTCTTTGTCCTTTCGCTCCTGCTCGCTCAGCGTCGGAGCTTTCAGTTCCTCCTGCAGCCGATCGCGATCGCGTCCGAATTTCTTCAACGTTTCCTGCTGCTGAACTTCGGACGCGGTCACGAAGAGGTCAAGCTCTTCCGGCGTCGGTTCGAGCTTCTGTTCCCTGGCGTACTGCTCGAACAGCGGCTTCAGAATCAGCTCGCTGATCCGTTTCCGGTCGGTCGCGGCGATCTTCTTTCCCAGCACGACTGCAATCGCTGGTTCAGCGGTGTCCTTCGTCTCGGGACTTTCGGCCTGCGCCAGGCAGGTCGCCGCAACGGCCGTGACGAGGCCTGCTGCAATCACACTTCTCATTTCGCTTACCTCCCATCGAGATCACAAACACAGCATTTCGACACGTGTTTCACTTACTCGGCCGCCAGTTCGGCTTTCAGAGCGGCCAGTTCGGCTTCGACTTTTTCCTTCCGTTCCTGCTCGCGGAACTGGCGTTCCAGCTCTTCGGCGTCGGGGTCGCGGCCTTCCAGGCGGTCGTAGGCTTCGGACATTGCTTCCGCGCGGTCGACCCGCTTCTCCAGGCGATTGAACTGGGCGAAGGCCGAGGCGCTGTCGGCCTGGCTGAGGGCCTGCTGAATCTTGGTCGAGGACTCGGCCCGGGCGAGGCGGGCAGTGAGGAGCGTCTGCTTCTGGCGGGCCTGGCGGATCTTGTCTTCCAGATCGCGGACGGCATCCTGCAACTTGCGAGTCTCGTTTGCCTGCTTCGCATGTTCGACGCCGAGCTGCTCGGCCCGCTCGTCGGCCGCCTGCTTCTGCTGCAGGGCGGCGAAGGCCGAGGTCGAATCGCTGCGCTGGACCGCCTGGGTGGCGCGATCCTTCCACTGCTCGACTTCGCCGCGGGCCTTTTCGACCTGTTTGCGGAGCTGGATCTCGTCCGCGATGGCCCCGGCGACCCGGTTGCGGATGGTCTGCAGTTCCTCCTCCATGTCGATGATGAGCTGATGGAGCATCCGCTCAGGGTCTTCGACTTTCTCCCGAATCGTCGTGAGGCTCGACCGCATGATCAGCGTAAAATTCTGGAGCCACGTCATTTCGTCACCTTCTTCTTTCGAACGGGTTGAAACGAGACACAAGTCAACAGGAACACAGACGGCACAGACCGGCAGGCGGGAGCCCGCCCTACTCCCAGGCTTTGAGCGTGGCGGAGAGCCAGCGGACTCGCTGCAGAACGATTTCGCGGTGGTTTTCGCAGTAGGCCGCCAGACCGACGACGAGAGTTCCCATGGCGATGCCGGCGATCCACAGGACGTCGACCCGTTCCAGGCTCCCCTGGACAACCAGGCCGATGATGTCGGCGATGAGGAACGCCGTGCCGGAGTAGAGGATCGGTCGCAACTGCAGGCCGATTCCCAGCAGGCAGACGACGATCGAGGCGGCCATGAGCGTCAGGAGCGGGAGCCAGCCGCCGCCCACGATGTGGAAGGTGGGGGAGACGAGGATCGCCAGCGAGCCGGCATAGCGGAGGCCTGTCTTCCAGTTCGCGGAGAGCTGCTTTGACAGGCCTTCGACCAGGCCGATCAGCGAGAGACCGAGGGGCATGAGGAAGAGCTGCGGATCGGACCATTTCAGTTCGGTCCAGAGGAGGACCTGGGAGAGGTTGAAGACGACCATCGACAGGACCAGGCTGCGGCTCTCGCGTTGTTCCAGCCAGCGGAAGAAGTACCAGGCCGCGGCGGAAAAGATGATCAGGGCATTCAAGCCGACGAAGCCGAGGGATGTGACGCCCGTCCGTCCGATGGCGGCCAGCGCGACAACCGCGGGGACGTAGTAGCCGACGATCGACAGGGGATCGGCGAGGATCGCCGTCACGGGAGATCGCCGGCAGAAGGTGCCGCAGTGGGCGGTGGCGATTCCGGCGGCCATTGCGGCGATCAAGAAGGGAGTGCTGGTGACTTCAATCACGCCGAAGAGAGCGAGATAGACGACTCCTACGGCCAGCAGGGGCCAGATCAGCCAGGCGGCTGTCTTCGATTGCTCCTGGCAGGCCCACAGGATGAGGTCGGCGGCGACGAAGACGAACAGCGCCGCGAGGGAAATGGTCTGCAGTCCGCCGAGGGGCAGCGTGACGTTGAGCGGGATCAGGACGAAGGCGTCGATGAGCAGGAAGGCCCAGATTCCGCGGTGAAGCTTGTCCAGGTCGTCGTTGGCGGAGAACTGCCGGAGGCCGGGCAGGCGGAGGATCAGCATTTCGAGCGCGGCCAGGGCCAGCACTGGGAGGAAGGCGATGCGGTAATCCGCCAGCGTGAGACCGGTCAGCAGGGAGGCGTCGGTCAGAGACTGCAGGGCGATCACGAGACCCTGGAGCTGGACGACGAGGATCAGCAGTTGACGCAACGCCGGCTGCTGCGATTTGTGGAGGGCGATGACGAGGCCGAGGAGCGACAGTCCGCCGGCGATGCGTGCTTCGACCGTCAACACGGCGAGATTCGCGGCGGCGACCAGGAACAGCAGTCCCTGCGAGCAGAAGCGGATCGGAATGGCGATGGAAGGGGTGGCGTCGTCTGCGCTGCGACGAGCGATGGACCGGCTGATCAGCACGCCGACCAGACCGCAGATCGACCAGGCCAGCGGGAGTTGCAGCGGGTCGTAGTGGCCATTCTGGAGAAGGCACATGCCGCTGCCGACAAGGCCGGTGGCACTGAGGCAACCGACGGCGGCCCATTCGACGGGGAAGCGTCGGCCGGCCGCGGCGAAGGTCCAGGTGGTGACGACCAGTCCAGCCACCCAGATTTCCACCGGCAGCACGGCCATGTGGCCCCATGCCAGGGCTGGCAGCAGGAGCGCCTGTGCGAGGGTGAGTGAGAACTCGGTAACTCGCTGCATGGGGTCGCGGAACGCGGCGACCCACGGGGAAGGGGACGCTTCACGCCACCAGCGGGCCAGGAACCAAAGTCCCGCGGAGGCAGCCGGGACGGCAAAGGCGATCATAGTGCCGGGAACTTGCAACTCGACCATCAACCGGACGGTGGCGACGAAGGCGAAGACGATGGTCAACTCGGCGAAGGCCGGGATCCGCCGCCGGCGGGTTTGCTCGGCGAGGAGCAGGAGCAGACCGCCCGCGGAGTGGGCCGCCAGCGGATGGAGCGAGATTCCCGGGACGAAGTGGCGGGCGATGCTGTAGACGGCGCCGAACAGACCGATCCACACCACTGCCAGAACCGCCGTCGATGCGGCGCTGACGATACCGGCTGGCGACATCGTCGTGTCCGCGTGGCGGCGTTCGAGCAGACGGCTGACGAGCCAGAGGCAACCGGCCGCGACGACGGGAAACAGCAGATTGGC harbors:
- a CDS encoding PspA/IM30 family protein — encoded protein: MTWLQNFTLIMRSSLTTIREKVEDPERMLHQLIIDMEEELQTIRNRVAGAIADEIQLRKQVEKARGEVEQWKDRATQAVQRSDSTSAFAALQQKQAADERAEQLGVEHAKQANETRKLQDAVRDLEDKIRQARQKQTLLTARLARAESSTKIQQALSQADSASAFAQFNRLEKRVDRAEAMSEAYDRLEGRDPDAEELERQFREQERKEKVEAELAALKAELAAE